A DNA window from Actinomycetota bacterium contains the following coding sequences:
- a CDS encoding ABC transporter ATP-binding protein — protein MSSLVVSEVSTFYGRIRALDAVSLEVGEGEIVALIGANGAGKTTLLKTISGMMRPRTGEVTFDGRSITRIGAERIVARGISHVPENRQLFSTMTVDENLILGAYRRYRKVGKATVEADAEKLFGIFPILSERRNQLAGTLSGGQQQMLAIARGLMADPKLLLLDEPSLGLAPLIVKELFEVIRSLRDGGVTVLLVEQNAHAALKLASRGYLMEVGKVVLQGAATDLLNDDRVHAAYLGGAAGE, from the coding sequence ATGAGTAGTCTCGTCGTCTCCGAGGTGAGCACCTTCTACGGGCGGATCCGCGCCCTCGATGCCGTGTCCCTCGAGGTGGGCGAGGGCGAGATCGTGGCTCTCATCGGCGCCAACGGGGCAGGCAAGACGACACTCCTCAAGACCATCAGCGGCATGATGCGCCCACGCACGGGCGAAGTGACCTTCGACGGCCGGTCGATCACCCGGATCGGAGCGGAGCGAATCGTCGCACGGGGCATCTCCCATGTCCCCGAGAACCGGCAGCTCTTCTCCACGATGACGGTGGACGAGAACCTCATCCTCGGCGCCTACCGCCGCTATCGCAAGGTAGGGAAGGCAACCGTCGAGGCCGATGCCGAAAAGCTGTTCGGGATCTTCCCCATCCTCTCGGAACGCCGAAACCAACTGGCCGGGACCCTCAGCGGGGGGCAGCAGCAGATGCTGGCGATCGCCCGCGGGCTGATGGCCGATCCCAAGCTGCTGCTGCTCGACGAACCGTCACTCGGTCTGGCACCGCTGATCGTCAAGGAGCTGTTCGAGGTCATCCGCAGCCTCCGCGACGGCGGCGTCACCGTGCTCCTGGTGGAGCAGAACGCACACGCGGCTCTCAAACTCGCCAGTCGCGGCTACCTGATGGAGGTGGGAAAGGTGGTTCTGCAGGGAGCGGCCACCGACCTGCTGAACGACGACCGGGTCCATGCGGCCTATCTCGGAGGCGCGGCCGGGGAGTAA
- a CDS encoding ABC transporter ATP-binding protein encodes MERVNGDPLLSLSAVSMFFGGLVAVNRVTTEVRQSQIKGLIGPNGAGKTTLFNLISGIYTPTTGDITFQGDSIVGREPNRVAALGITRTFQNVRLFSNMTVLENVMVGRHLHGRSGFLEAALHRASVRREESEIVSMATELLGQVGLAERAAEKATDLPFGLQRTLEIARALATEPTMLLLDEPAAGLNAVERRSLASLIRKIRDGGTTILLVEHDMEFVMGLVDELLVLDHGSAIAEGTPAEIQADERVIAAYLGAPEE; translated from the coding sequence ATGGAGCGGGTGAACGGCGACCCACTTCTCTCGCTGTCGGCCGTCTCGATGTTCTTCGGCGGTCTGGTGGCGGTGAACCGGGTGACGACCGAGGTGCGCCAAAGCCAGATCAAAGGGCTGATCGGGCCGAACGGGGCGGGCAAGACGACGCTGTTCAACCTCATCAGCGGCATCTACACCCCCACGACCGGCGACATCACCTTTCAGGGCGACAGCATCGTCGGCCGGGAGCCGAACCGGGTGGCGGCGCTCGGCATCACCCGGACGTTCCAGAACGTGAGGCTCTTCTCCAACATGACCGTTCTCGAGAATGTGATGGTGGGCCGCCACCTCCATGGAAGATCGGGGTTTCTCGAGGCGGCTCTGCACCGGGCCTCCGTCCGGCGGGAGGAGTCCGAGATCGTGTCCATGGCCACGGAGCTCCTCGGGCAGGTCGGACTGGCGGAACGGGCCGCGGAGAAGGCGACCGACCTGCCGTTCGGGTTGCAGCGCACCCTGGAGATCGCCAGGGCGCTGGCCACCGAACCGACGATGCTGCTTCTCGACGAGCCGGCAGCAGGGCTCAACGCCGTCGAGAGGCGGTCGCTGGCGAGCCTGATCCGCAAGATTCGAGACGGCGGGACCACGATCCTGCTGGTGGAACACGATATGGAGTTCGTCATGGGGCTCGTGGACGAGTTGCTCGTCCTCGATCACGGATCTGCCATCGCCGAGGGCACGCCGGCGGAGATCCAGGCCGACGAGCGAGTCATCGCCGCCTATCTCGGAGCGCCTGAGGAATGA
- a CDS encoding branched-chain amino acid ABC transporter permease, with protein sequence MTLTERPQKRYGSIVVGILVLSVIILVIGWLESAQPGGLNIAALTGGVVTFDTMVRIGILTTAVVGLNLLMGYAGQVSLGQVAFIGLGAYFSAVLTTRPSLIGASGLSGHWWWPWLLMLVGTVFTGGLAYLVGRPILRLRGHYLAMATLGLGVMVNILFRENLGFAVDKVNITGGSDGIYGIPRLSIGSWDIWPIERYYYLVWLVAIVGILLALNMVKSRSGRALRALHCSELASETLGVDTARYKVRALVLSAMYASIAGSLYAHFRVAVSPKPFDFGASLELVVMAAVGGMASVWGAPFGVAAVVILRDLLRTHLSLVIDAVGGAYEVVAFGIILILIMIFMPEGVVARTKEVVRRWSG encoded by the coding sequence GTGACGCTCACCGAACGCCCGCAGAAGAGGTACGGGAGCATCGTCGTCGGCATCCTGGTACTGAGCGTCATCATCCTGGTCATCGGGTGGCTCGAGTCCGCGCAGCCCGGCGGGTTGAACATCGCCGCGCTCACCGGTGGCGTCGTCACCTTCGACACCATGGTCCGGATCGGCATCCTCACCACGGCCGTCGTGGGCCTCAACCTCCTCATGGGGTATGCAGGGCAGGTGTCGCTGGGCCAGGTCGCCTTCATCGGGCTGGGTGCCTACTTCTCGGCGGTCCTGACCACACGTCCCTCACTGATCGGAGCGTCGGGCCTGTCCGGGCACTGGTGGTGGCCGTGGCTGCTCATGCTCGTCGGCACCGTGTTCACAGGCGGCCTCGCCTACCTGGTGGGTCGCCCCATCCTTCGCCTGCGGGGCCACTACCTGGCGATGGCGACGCTTGGCCTCGGCGTGATGGTCAACATCCTCTTTCGGGAGAACCTCGGCTTCGCCGTCGACAAGGTGAACATCACGGGCGGCTCCGACGGCATCTACGGCATCCCCCGGCTCAGCATCGGATCGTGGGATATCTGGCCCATAGAGCGCTACTACTACCTGGTCTGGCTGGTGGCGATCGTAGGGATCCTCCTCGCCTTGAACATGGTGAAGTCGCGCTCGGGCCGCGCCCTGCGCGCCCTGCACTGCAGCGAGCTGGCATCCGAGACCCTCGGTGTGGACACGGCACGGTACAAGGTGCGGGCGCTCGTGCTGAGCGCCATGTACGCGAGCATCGCGGGCAGCCTGTACGCCCACTTCCGGGTGGCGGTCTCACCCAAGCCCTTCGACTTCGGCGCCTCGCTGGAACTCGTCGTCATGGCCGCGGTGGGCGGCATGGCGTCGGTGTGGGGCGCCCCCTTCGGCGTGGCCGCGGTGGTGATCCTGCGCGACCTGCTGCGGACCCACCTCAGTCTGGTGATCGACGCCGTCGGTGGCGCGTACGAGGTCGTCGCCTTCGGCATCATCCTGATCCTCATCATGATCTTCATGCCGGAGGGCGTCGTCGCCCGAACGAAGGAGGTGGTGCGCCGATGGAGCGGGTGA